The DNA region AAACTCATCATGAATGAGAGAAAGAGCTTGCTGTTATGCATCAGAACTCATCATGAATGAGAGAAAGAGCTTGCTGTTATGCACCAGAAGTTTGTTATGCAGCAagagaagaagatgaaaacagttgcattcaagaagaagaagaaagattacTGTTTCATTGATTGATTAATGATAAGATACAATCTGTTTATATATACAAGAGTAAAGAGTATTGGAAGCTAATGTGGGACTGTTGTACATAATAATAAGCTGCTAATTCTAATACACCATTCAATTTAAAAACGTAAAAAATGACGTTGTTGTGTATGAAACCAATGATTTCTCTACTTTTCATTACGGGTGAATATTACAACCGTGTTGATCAATGGCGTACTCTCTAATTTATTAGCACGACTATTAGTTCGTGATAGTAAGTAACTCACTTATTAGTTCGAATAACTCTTGATTAAATATCTATTTTAACTATTATAAAAAGAGAAGTTTCAAATTATAATTTTTCATATCCCTAATCTAAATTATGCAAAATATTTAATTTTGAATTTGTTTTAGAAACTAAAAGAAGCATTATCCAATTCAATCCATTGTGATAAGTTGTTCGAAACTTATCAAGATGTGTGAATAGTGAATACAAAGGATATGTACGCACGAGTCCATGCGTTTGGTGAGTCACGATGTCGAGAACACACACACATTCTATCCTTTATAGCTAACTAACCAATAataataaattcattttttatACACACACGACAGCATAGTTAAACACGTCAAAAGAATATGATTAACTTAATTGaataaataattataattaatttaactaaATACATTAACTATATTTTTTTGCATATAACAAAAATCAAATATCTTATGTGGAAGATAAAATGGGTGCAAACTAAacctttttgtaaataataaCTATGAATATGATAAGATCTACATTCTCTATATGGCCAATGCGATGATGAGTCATAGTTGAAGCTACATTCATCTACTTTTTTGACCATTTATCCTCTACGTCCATTTTTATATTCTGAATCTAATTCTTGCCAGCACGATATAACATCATCGTCAACTATACCAATGGCAAAACGGAACATATCTTTgcaaacaattttttttaattctttaataTATTCGTCCCGCTCTATTCTAtctatttttatatttttaaatttaatacAATATCTATAAAATTTTAGGTTGAATATGTTTATATtttttatctgtttgtttgccACCCTATCTCGTGTGCTTTTGACTCTTCTGTTATTAATTATTAATGGACCACATTTCTTTTCTCAACCATAACATTTTCCATCATTCATTTTTTTCAAAGTAGCATTTGTTCCATTGTTCTTAATCCTCATCACCAATCCTATATATAGCTCAATCAACTCATATATTTGTATTCACATAAAGAGCACTTGAGCACTAGCAAGttattcaattttatttttttgaaaagtAAGTTATCCAATGAGccatgttttttttttttgtctttcatCTTATTCTATCATTAACATCAACTTTAGCATGTTTATCAGTGTATGGTACAATGTTATAATATTATTTCCTTATTATCAAAAAAATATTATATCTTAAAAAACATGAATAAAACTTGAGgataataatttatttatttatttgtttatcTTAGTGGTGCAAACTAAGGATGGAACTGTTGCTCTAGCTTCTGCTTTTTCTGGCCAGAAGCAAGGTAATAATGTTTCAGAACATTTTAGTTTTTTGTTTTGAATAATATTTTCATTTGTCACTTATTATTATTTGTTTGGTTAATTAGCTATAAAGGATAGAGACCACAAATTTTTAAGAAAAGCAGTTGAAGAAGCATATAAAGGTGTAGATTGTGAAGATGGAGGACCTTTTGGTGCTGTTATTGTTTTTAATGATGAAGTTGTTGCTAGCTCTCACAATATGGTTCTCAGAAACAATGACCCTACTGCTCATGCTGAAGTCACAGCAATAAGAGAGGTTTGATTATTTAAATAGGTCTAATCACTTTCTTAAAATGTATATTTCATTTTCCGTAAATTCTATCACAACTATAAAAAAAAACCGATATTATTTGGTTGAACGTCACTATCGGAATTTAAACTCTAATACTCATTGTTATGTGTGTGATTCTTTTAGTGATTAAAACTTCACAGCTATGTGTGTGAATTTTTTATggttaaaaataaaattatatttatgTTAATCACAAATTAATCAAATTTTACATGCAATGATATGATTTTGCAGGCATGTAAGAAACTGAAGCAGATAGAACTCTCAGATTGTGAAATATATGCTTCTTGTGAGCCATGCCCAATGTGCTTTGGTGCTATTCACCTTTCACGTGTTAAGGTTTTAAATTCGTATTTCctatgtttttttttcttttaatattATTTTAGTTATCAATATAAGTAAAAAAAATAGATTTATTAAATAACTGATTTTTGTTTTTTATGTAGAGGTTGGTTTATGGAGCAAAAGCAGAGGCAGCAATTGCGATTGGTTTTGATGATTTTATAGCTGATGCCTTGCGAGGTACTGGCGTTTATCAAAAAGCACATTTGGAAATTAAAAGAGCTGATGGCAAAGAGGCCATTTTTGCTGAAGAAGTGTTTGAGAAAACTAAGGAAAAGTTTCGATTGTATTAATGAAATAATGTTATTTTTCTATGTCATTTTTAAACAGCTGATGATAATTAGCTTTGTATATGAATAAGCTCGTTACCATCATGTGTATTGGAAATATCCTATGCGGGGAGTCAATGTACTAGAAGAAAACTGTTTTGAATCCATGTATTGATGTTTTTATATTATTATGTAACTGGGTCAGaattttctttatttctttatttattgTCTCCTCCGTTATCAAAGTTTTAGAAATATTAATTTAATAATGtaatatttgttattttttatatactttataatttttttaactACCTGAAGTTGAAGCTGATCTTGACTCTTATTATCATAATATTTTTTTAGAAAATTTGACGCATAAGAATATTAAGTTTTAAAATAGTAAAATTGATTTGTTAAATAATTATGACATTTACTTCTTTAAAAAGATATATGTAATTTACGATCTATAATTATTAAATGTTTTGACATTAAATGTCCACCTCTTTCCACATCTAAAATCATATAAGTTAATTGATGTATTTATAATTATAATTAGATTAAATGTAACACATGCTTTAAGAAAAAATCTGGTAATATCAACTTATGCTCTTGTGTTTATGGATAATTTAATTAAGGTTGTCATTTGCATCTACTTTCAAGATGAATTATATAGAATTATATTTGCATTCAAACAAGCTAACACGGTGAAAAAGAAAAATTCTTGAGTTGAAACTGATACAATGTTGTCGATTCGTGCATTTTAAATGTGAATATTGTATTTTAATATCTTTTTAttgaataaaataatattttatatattttattatcCTTCGATTCAAGATATCTCAcatttaaaaaaaagaaaatgttTGTGAAAATAAATTAGACAATGCATTTTTGGTAGTTGATTATGAGGGTGAAATTCTCTTGTACTTTTGAAAGTTTTATGAGAAATAAATTGGGTATTTTTAGCTATAGTTTTTGTTAGATTTTTTATGAATTTGATTTTATGTCCCAAAATAATTAAATGTAAAATGGTTTGTATTTTGAGGCATGATTTTAAAGTGATATTTTGTGAATTTacatttttaaatattttatatcaATATTATCAAAAGTTGTTTTAAAATGTATattgatataaaaacaaattatttaaaaattatgAAAAGTTAGAGTTGATTTCACCTAAAATACGATTGTGATGTTTTGCGGGCGCGATGATCAAGTATCGCGATATAATTCAACATGGTCACGATGACATAAATTTTTAACAGTTTTTTTGCAGCTTTAAATAAAAAAATGTGGAAATATTTTTGGGTACAAAATTCTATGCGAGAAAGTGACGGCAAAATTATTGATTATATTTTGAAGAGCTTTAGAGGCATTCGAGAGCTTAATACCTATTGATTTTTATGATTTCTTATTATCAATTCATTGTAATTCTTTGTTTCACTATGAGTAACTAATTTATTTTTGATTAGGTTTTTAGAGATGAATCTAATTATACTTTGTTAGATCATATGAATGTTTGGAATTATTTGAATacttttattttataattataaTTCAATTGTTCTTGGTCTTACTGCTCTTTGCATGTTGACAAACACACAAAGTGATTTTAGATGGGTAAGGATTATTGACCGTAAGTATACTGATTTGGATTAGGATAGTCGTTCAAGTTAGTAATTAACTAAGAATAGATAATTATAAGTTATGACGGTAGAATTAACGAACATAGAAACACATAGTTTTACTTCGAATTCGCCTAAGAAATTAGGAAGTTGTAATCTAAATTAGTGAGTTGTTCACTAAGGAATTGAATTCAATGGTCTTGTTAATTTGCAGTATAATTATAGAGTAATTGTTAGTCAAGTAATACACATTCATCAACCTGAATAATTAGGGGATTTAAATAAAGGCCTAATTTTTCTTCTTTATCGAAATTTTAATCCACATTCTTCTCGTACTTATTTTATTACTTACTAATAAAGTCATCAAGTTTTGTGcttcttttattattattattattattatttttttaaatttatttttaagtttggttttaaaatttctttgtttccatttattttctcttttattgTTGTTCTAGCAACTTTTTGTGCTtagtttgtttgttttattttagttttagttttagtttattattattattattattattgatttatttgttgttttatctttattttagttattttatttcctgttttatatattttttgttaATATTTGGATTTGTAATTTTCTatctttaatttttttattattattcttcTTTTAATTATTTATTGTTAATTAGTGCAGTGTTACTGagatatttttgttttttatttgtttatgCGAGGTTTATGATAAagtaacaaaataataataataataataaaagcATCTCAGTTAACGTGTTTATTAAGGAAAGAACAAGTAGAAAGAGTGATGGTCAATCCACCTGGGCGGATCATGGGAGACTATTATAACTtcacttttatatatatatatatatatatatatatatatatatatatatatatatatatatatatatatatatatatatatatatatataaagtgAAGTTATCAAATCATAACTCTCAAAACAAAACTTTAACATCTCTTTTCCACATGCAGcgtgtcatacggtgaactgacttggggtgttttgctttttatcgcaatgtcgcggatagcaagagtcgccaccgacttttcttttatccaataaggaaaggtggaaaagaacaggaaagacctcaatagattttgggttcgggaggtacattatacaaagggaaggtgttagcaccctttgtatccatggttatccatgggctcttaattgctggatcacttatatttttgtctgaaaagtgttcgtgaattgtttaaaaaatgtttcgaaaagagagtttaactttgtaatgattctcgtatgaatgtatacaaagtatttatctcgtttgattttgaaaacggtttagaaaaatgtaacttggtaatgattctagtatgaatgta from Lathyrus oleraceus cultivar Zhongwan6 chromosome 1, CAAS_Psat_ZW6_1.0, whole genome shotgun sequence includes:
- the LOC127138691 gene encoding guanosine deaminase gives rise to the protein MVQTKDGTVALASAFSGQKQAIKDRDHKFLRKAVEEAYKGVDCEDGGPFGAVIVFNDEVVASSHNMVLRNNDPTAHAEVTAIREACKKLKQIELSDCEIYASCEPCPMCFGAIHLSRVKRLVYGAKAEAAIAIGFDDFIADALRGTGVYQKAHLEIKRADGKEAIFAEEVFEKTKEKFRLY